From a region of the Anaeromyxobacter sp. genome:
- a CDS encoding D-alanyl-D-alanine carboxypeptidase has translation MGVLATALVCLAGAAGAAEPTDRFPRAAAAYLVALDGRELWGRDAGGARPPASLTKIMTALVALEGPWDAAAPVDVSARAARAGGTRAGLRRGERLAAGDLLAATLVASANDACLALAEHLAGDEPAFVARMNARAQALGLAATRFENACGHDGPGHRSSARDLLALTRAALAQPEVRRLAALEAVTLRTLAGRVLSLRTTNALLGRLRGARGVKTGYTAAAGRCVVALVERDGVELLVVLLDAADRWWAAAGLVEKAFAEAGRGG, from the coding sequence ATCGGCGTGCTGGCGACGGCGCTGGTCTGCCTGGCCGGCGCGGCAGGCGCGGCCGAGCCGACCGACCGCTTCCCGCGTGCGGCGGCCGCCTACCTGGTGGCGCTCGACGGCCGGGAGCTCTGGGGCCGCGACGCGGGCGGCGCCCGCCCGCCGGCCTCGCTCACCAAGATCATGACCGCCCTGGTGGCGCTGGAGGGGCCCTGGGACGCGGCGGCGCCGGTGGACGTGAGCGCCCGGGCGGCGCGGGCCGGCGGCACCCGCGCCGGGCTGCGCCGGGGCGAGCGCCTGGCGGCCGGCGACCTCCTGGCCGCCACCCTGGTGGCCTCCGCCAACGACGCCTGCCTGGCGCTGGCCGAGCACCTGGCCGGTGACGAGCCGGCCTTCGTGGCCCGCATGAACGCCCGGGCCCAGGCGCTGGGGCTGGCCGCCACCCGCTTCGAGAATGCCTGCGGCCACGACGGCCCGGGACACCGCTCCTCGGCGCGCGACCTCCTGGCGCTGACGCGGGCGGCGCTGGCCCAGCCCGAGGTGCGGCGCCTGGCGGCGCTGGAGGCGGTCACGCTGCGCACCCTGGCCGGCCGGGTGCTGTCCCTGCGGACCACCAACGCGCTGCTCGGGCGGCTGCGCGGGGCGCGCGGGGTCAAGACCGGCTACACGGCGGCGGCCGGGCGCTGCGTGGTGGCGCTGGTGGAGCGCGACGGCGTGGAGCTGCTGGTGGTGCTGCTCGACGCGGCCGATCGCTGGTGGGCGGCGGCCGGCCTGGTCGAGAAGGCCTTCGCCGAGGCCGGCCGCGGTGGGTGA